A window of Lodderomyces beijingensis strain CBS 14171 genome assembly, chromosome: 1 contains these coding sequences:
- a CDS encoding mitochondrial 54S ribosomal protein bL31m, which yields MKQFIQVRYRSVSMAGEVHLSSRRVMRKIQQGRARPAIFYQFDSLVELSDGSVISRRSPAPKDEIRMINDQRNSVLWNPHRADLDTLDLTATGKIGKFKARFGQFGGEQHEGDEKLFSLMAENAEEITTGKLYDKRADYKRLK from the coding sequence ATGAAACAGTTCATACAGGTCAGGTACAGGTCGGTGTCAATGGCCGGAGAGGTCCACTTGTCCTCCCGCAGAGTGATGCGCAAGATCCAGCAAGGCCGGGCCAGGCCCGCTATATTCTACCAGTTCGACTCCCTAGTAGAGCTCAGCGATGGCTCGGTCATTTCGAGGAGGTCGCCCGCACCCAAGGATGAAATCCGGATGATCAACGATCAAAGAAACAGCGTGCTTTGGAACCCGCACAGGGCCGACTTGGAcacgttggacttgactgccacgggcaagattggcaagttcaaagccCGGTTTGGCCAGTTTGGTGGGGAGCAACACGAGGGAGACGAGAAATTGTTCAGCTTGATGGCGGAGAATGCCGAGGAGATCACCACTGGGAAGTTGTATGATAAGAGAGCAGACTACAAGCGGTTGAAATAG